In Polyangium spumosum, a single genomic region encodes these proteins:
- a CDS encoding sigma-70 family RNA polymerase sigma factor, with translation MGKKLNQPDPLTELLALRPDLVQRFARLRCGRADADDLAQNTLIRGVRSLHTYRSEGELRRWAMGIANNVYRRHRRTVRRRSKVIVTEPDVAVEAFAPGPSPEVNAQLAEARQRLYAAVDAMPDVLFEVFFLVYLEGYTLEEARKELRISKNAVKMRALRVRLYLRREMRDFRDAYYSVVPPMVPSGPLALLVQRAAPMLGHVASVIMAALLLLPFPREEAPRAAYVGVARDVYASAAKLSVVSDAALDEPTIEPPKAVATNEPTPEPDTRPNPSPSPHIDADVDIPEDLLVDMP, from the coding sequence GTGGGGAAGAAACTGAACCAACCCGATCCTCTCACCGAGCTCCTCGCCCTTCGTCCGGACCTCGTCCAGCGCTTCGCGCGTCTCCGCTGCGGGCGCGCCGACGCCGATGATCTTGCGCAGAACACGTTGATCCGCGGCGTCCGCAGCCTCCACACGTACCGGTCCGAGGGCGAGCTCCGACGCTGGGCGATGGGCATCGCGAACAACGTCTACCGACGCCACCGGCGGACGGTGCGCCGTCGCAGCAAGGTGATCGTGACGGAGCCCGACGTCGCGGTGGAAGCATTTGCCCCCGGCCCCTCGCCCGAGGTGAACGCGCAGCTCGCTGAGGCGCGGCAACGCCTCTACGCCGCGGTCGACGCGATGCCCGACGTCTTGTTCGAGGTGTTTTTCCTCGTCTACCTCGAAGGGTACACGCTCGAGGAAGCGCGCAAGGAGCTCAGGATCTCGAAGAACGCGGTGAAGATGCGCGCGCTCCGCGTGCGCCTATACCTCCGCAGAGAGATGCGCGACTTCCGCGACGCGTACTACAGCGTCGTGCCCCCGATGGTGCCGAGCGGGCCGCTTGCTCTCCTCGTGCAGAGGGCCGCGCCGATGCTCGGGCACGTGGCGAGCGTGATCATGGCGGCCCTGCTCCTACTGCCGTTTCCGCGTGAAGAAGCGCCTAGGGCCGCGTACGTCGGCGTCGCACGCGACGTCTACGCGAGCGCCGCGAAGCTCTCGGTCGTGAGCGACGCCGCCCTCGACGAACCCACGATCGAGCCTCCGAAAGCCGTCGCCACGAACGAACCGACGCCCGAGCCTGACACGCGGCCAAACCCATCGCCGTCGCCGCACATCGACGCAGACGTGGACATCCCGGAGGACCTTCTCGTCGACATGCCGTAG